From one Pedosphaera parvula Ellin514 genomic stretch:
- a CDS encoding HEAT repeat domain-containing protein yields MKTLRLMVTLGVVILLGWQGILFMQAREPVYQGKKLGEWLELYQDESWDSPERQKAAQAVQNIGPKAIPSLLKTMSYRRPPMEEKGIDLLRRQKLVPIEAVQVGTYRARGADGFEILGEAARPAIPKLVKLLDDRNKHIKYLAFVSLLEVRPSQRDLTPALMKAAKDPDPYIGNEAVNALRYFDPEAARGAGFGGPVDTESYVYIKYEMLHEGGDQGHGVNGRS; encoded by the coding sequence GTGAAGACGTTACGGCTCATGGTCACATTGGGAGTCGTCATTCTCCTGGGATGGCAAGGGATTCTTTTCATGCAGGCGCGGGAGCCGGTTTACCAGGGCAAAAAGCTGGGTGAGTGGCTGGAACTTTACCAGGATGAGAGTTGGGACTCCCCGGAACGGCAAAAGGCGGCGCAAGCTGTGCAGAACATCGGACCGAAAGCGATTCCGAGTTTGCTGAAGACCATGAGTTATCGGCGTCCCCCAATGGAAGAGAAGGGGATAGATTTATTAAGACGGCAAAAACTGGTGCCAATCGAGGCGGTGCAGGTTGGAACGTACCGCGCACGGGGAGCTGATGGATTTGAGATTTTGGGTGAAGCGGCGCGGCCAGCCATCCCGAAGTTGGTGAAACTTTTGGATGATCGCAACAAACATATCAAATATCTCGCTTTTGTGAGTCTGCTGGAAGTGCGACCCAGCCAACGGGATTTAACTCCTGCATTGATGAAGGCGGCCAAGGATCCAGACCCATATATTGGCAATGAAGCTGTGAATGCCCTGAGATATTTTGATCCGGAAGCGGCCAGGGGAGCAGGGTTTGGCGGACCAGTGGACACGGAATCATACGTTTATATCAAGTATGAGATGCTACACGAAGGAGGCGACCAGGGGCACGGCGTTAATGGCCGTTCGTGA
- a CDS encoding dUTPase, with protein MEKPDQLRELFNMQRALNQRIGVNTDAMTEEEKTKWILNYCRAMSQEMAELTDSVPWKWWAKYQKFDEQNARVEVVDLFHFLISMAQVLGMSADDVFNAYVKKNEVNFKRQESGYIKKDHDDSKHI; from the coding sequence ATGGAAAAACCTGACCAACTCCGTGAACTGTTTAACATGCAACGCGCGCTCAACCAGCGCATCGGTGTCAACACTGATGCCATGACTGAGGAGGAAAAAACCAAATGGATCCTCAATTATTGCCGCGCCATGTCGCAGGAGATGGCCGAACTCACCGACAGTGTCCCGTGGAAATGGTGGGCCAAATATCAGAAGTTCGATGAACAAAACGCCCGTGTTGAAGTGGTCGATCTCTTTCACTTCCTCATCAGCATGGCCCAGGTCCTCGGCATGAGCGCCGACGACGTCTTCAACGCCTACGTCAAAAAGAACGAAGTCAATTTCAAGCGCCAGGAATCCGGCTACATCAAAAAAGACCACGACGATTCCAAGCACATTTAA
- a CDS encoding ArnT family glycosyltransferase, with translation MEQEKISDHRDLKLVALLLAIGVVVFQLSMAAKGYSITRDQHLATAIWYAKGNIDLLNPILPGFNANGSPTPLEFPIWQALTAALMKRFGIWYGWGNVVSLAFMLSTVALLFDLARRIYSERVAWWTAVFALAQPLNIIVGGQAGGDSTAWALAVCFIYSAYRMMEKCSWGWWAAAAVTGSLSAIVKAPFFMTVGLTAFFWLLLKHRLSVTAWIQLALAGIVSMAVFVVWNEHAHRLYALAEFPLVNMDILGKESGGIAEWYFGTIHYRLTPMNWIRGGWYFMCYVVGNFGLVFLALAAVRLRKISEVWLWILAAVCTTMVFTPLILSHTHYFFVFSSAFALLCASAAHAFEDGAWQRLQLNVFGRFVLVMAAIVFSLAETTQTIHFTQLFDPWKDESARIIKEYTAPTDKIVVWGAVWCDPFARCERDGLTGGFSTKNIGWLNDPKKLARLKELGYTRLVLMNPSPYLVALTIATGTQRERAMNLAEELPDAAKNWPVLFSSPQILILQIPK, from the coding sequence ATGGAACAAGAGAAAATTTCGGACCATCGTGACCTGAAATTGGTGGCGCTGTTGCTCGCCATTGGTGTGGTAGTGTTTCAATTGTCGATGGCCGCCAAGGGATACAGCATCACCCGGGATCAACACCTCGCCACAGCAATTTGGTACGCAAAAGGCAACATTGATCTACTAAACCCGATTCTGCCCGGGTTCAACGCAAATGGTTCGCCGACACCCCTTGAATTCCCAATTTGGCAAGCCCTAACTGCAGCGTTGATGAAGAGGTTCGGCATTTGGTACGGCTGGGGAAACGTGGTGTCACTTGCGTTCATGCTCTCCACGGTGGCGTTGTTGTTCGACCTGGCGCGAAGGATTTATTCCGAACGCGTCGCGTGGTGGACGGCGGTGTTCGCGCTTGCGCAACCGTTGAACATCATCGTCGGCGGCCAGGCTGGTGGCGACAGCACGGCGTGGGCACTGGCGGTTTGTTTCATTTATTCCGCTTATCGAATGATGGAGAAATGCAGTTGGGGTTGGTGGGCGGCCGCGGCGGTGACGGGCAGCTTGAGCGCGATAGTGAAGGCGCCGTTCTTCATGACCGTGGGGTTGACAGCATTTTTCTGGCTGCTTTTGAAACACCGGCTTTCGGTGACTGCCTGGATACAACTTGCTTTGGCGGGAATCGTGAGTATGGCCGTATTTGTGGTTTGGAACGAGCACGCGCACCGGCTTTATGCGCTGGCGGAATTTCCATTGGTGAACATGGATATCTTGGGCAAAGAGAGCGGCGGCATCGCGGAGTGGTATTTCGGAACGATTCACTACCGCCTAACCCCCATGAATTGGATCCGCGGCGGATGGTATTTTATGTGTTATGTTGTTGGGAACTTCGGGCTGGTTTTTCTGGCGCTTGCGGCGGTGCGGTTGCGGAAGATATCTGAAGTCTGGCTCTGGATTCTTGCCGCAGTCTGCACAACAATGGTCTTCACACCGCTGATTCTCAGCCATACCCATTATTTCTTTGTCTTTTCATCCGCGTTCGCGCTGCTATGCGCCTCCGCGGCGCATGCGTTCGAGGACGGTGCTTGGCAGCGGCTTCAGCTAAATGTGTTTGGGCGGTTCGTGCTGGTGATGGCGGCAATTGTGTTTTCGCTGGCAGAGACGACCCAAACCATTCACTTCACTCAGCTTTTCGATCCGTGGAAAGATGAGTCCGCGCGCATAATTAAGGAGTACACAGCACCGACGGACAAGATCGTAGTCTGGGGGGCCGTTTGGTGCGACCCGTTTGCCCGGTGTGAGCGGGACGGACTGACCGGCGGGTTCTCGACGAAGAACATCGGCTGGTTGAACGATCCCAAGAAGCTCGCCCGTCTCAAGGAATTGGGTTACACGCGGCTTGTGCTGATGAATCCTTCGCCGTACCTAGTGGCGCTGACGATTGCTACCGGCACGCAACGGGAGCGGGCGATGAATTTGGCGGAAGAACTTCCCGACGCGGCAAAGAATTGGCCGGTGCTGTTCAGCTCGCCGCAAATCCTCATCCTGCAGATCCCCAAGTAA
- the hpt gene encoding hypoxanthine phosphoribosyltransferase: MKKKSAVPTVRSQPAPAAWRKDIESMLISDKQLARRVQEMSVQIERDFKGREMVVVSLLNGTVLFLADLIRHLSLPLRLDFIGVSSYGHGTESGDLVFTKELRLDVRGRDVLLVDDILDTGKTIHRVLAKLKALKPRRIKTCVLLDKKARRVENVQADYVGFEIPDYFVVGYGLDFAERYRNLPFVGVLHPKIYKANAKTKSPYRKKK, translated from the coding sequence ATGAAAAAGAAATCTGCCGTTCCGACCGTTCGTTCGCAACCAGCACCCGCTGCCTGGCGCAAGGACATTGAATCCATGCTCATCAGCGATAAACAACTCGCACGGCGCGTCCAGGAAATGTCGGTCCAGATTGAACGCGATTTTAAAGGCCGGGAAATGGTCGTCGTCTCGCTGCTCAACGGCACCGTGCTGTTCCTCGCCGATCTCATCCGCCACCTCTCCCTTCCCTTGCGACTCGATTTCATCGGCGTCTCCAGCTATGGCCACGGCACGGAATCCGGCGACCTCGTTTTCACCAAGGAACTCCGCCTCGATGTCCGCGGTCGCGATGTGCTCCTCGTTGACGACATTCTCGACACTGGCAAGACCATCCACCGCGTCCTCGCCAAGCTCAAAGCCCTGAAACCACGCCGCATCAAGACCTGCGTCCTGCTCGATAAAAAAGCCCGCCGTGTCGAAAACGTGCAAGCGGACTATGTCGGTTTTGAAATTCCTGATTACTTCGTTGTCGGTTACGGATTGGACTTTGCCGAGCGTTATCGCAACCTCCCCTTCGTCGGCGTCCTCCACCCGAAAATTTACAAAGCCAACGCGAAAACCAAATCGCCTTACCGGAAGAAAAAGTAA
- a CDS encoding MoaD/ThiS family protein, with protein sequence MQIQVHFYSYFKDLTGCTDTIETLTDGSTIDTLLKQLIERFPKLGGMQNSTLIAVGVEYQGRSYVLKAGDQVSLFPPVQGG encoded by the coding sequence ATGCAAATCCAGGTTCATTTTTATTCCTATTTCAAAGACCTGACCGGCTGCACGGATACGATCGAAACTCTGACCGACGGCAGCACGATCGACACTTTGCTCAAGCAACTCATTGAGCGTTTCCCCAAACTAGGTGGGATGCAAAATTCCACTCTCATCGCTGTCGGCGTTGAATATCAGGGCCGCAGCTACGTCCTCAAGGCCGGCGACCAGGTTTCCCTCTTCCCTCCCGTCCAGGGCGGCTGA
- a CDS encoding molybdenum cofactor biosynthesis protein MoaE, protein MKRHLTITTDPINEPDLVAQRTMSSGMGAAIYFSGVVRGAEGESSITAIEYEAFHKMAEHQFNLLFDQIEKRWPIESIRLVHRLGLVQVNEASLWVEIISPHRGEAFAACQWLIEEMKRVVPIWKKPVS, encoded by the coding sequence ATGAAACGCCACCTCACCATCACTACCGATCCCATTAACGAACCCGACCTCGTTGCCCAACGCACCATGTCCTCAGGTATGGGCGCTGCCATTTACTTTTCCGGGGTCGTTCGCGGTGCCGAAGGCGAATCCTCCATCACCGCCATCGAATACGAAGCCTTTCATAAAATGGCGGAGCACCAGTTCAATCTCCTCTTCGATCAAATCGAAAAACGCTGGCCGATCGAGTCCATCCGACTTGTGCACCGCCTTGGCCTTGTTCAAGTCAACGAAGCTTCGCTCTGGGTCGAAATCATTTCCCCCCATCGCGGCGAAGCCTTCGCTGCCTGCCAATGGCTTATCGAAGAAATGAAACGCGTTGTCCCCATTTGGAAAAAGCCAGTCTCTTGA
- a CDS encoding BMP family lipoprotein yields the protein MQRFFTQSLKWRAFAMFLFLAGLVFSTPAADFKVGLVLDRGGKDDKSFNSSAYEGANQAKKKLGIFLKYVEATDDNAFEPLLRAFAQRDFDLIIGIGFAQKEAIKKVAAQFPQKHFAIIDAEVDAPNVRSLVFEEHEGAYLIGAIAAMTSKSGKIGFVGGMDIPLIRRFSMAYEAGAKKINPQINVLANFVGVTSEAWNNPPKGKELAVSQYDAGIDIIFAAAGASGLGVFDAAEEKKKFAIGVDANQNWTKPGLILTSMLKRVDEAVASTIEESKAGHFTGGIKRFGLANKGIDYSVDQYNEKILPESVRKRADDIKAEIIAGKIVVPDFYKKK from the coding sequence ATGCAAAGGTTCTTTACGCAATCTTTGAAATGGCGCGCGTTCGCCATGTTCCTCTTCCTCGCTGGATTGGTGTTTTCAACACCTGCGGCGGATTTCAAAGTTGGCCTGGTCCTCGACCGTGGAGGGAAGGATGACAAATCCTTCAACTCGTCCGCCTATGAAGGTGCCAACCAGGCCAAAAAGAAACTCGGCATTTTCCTCAAGTATGTCGAAGCCACCGATGACAATGCTTTCGAACCGCTATTGCGCGCCTTTGCTCAAAGAGATTTTGATCTGATCATCGGCATCGGCTTCGCTCAGAAGGAAGCCATCAAAAAAGTTGCCGCACAGTTTCCGCAAAAGCATTTCGCCATCATTGATGCTGAAGTGGACGCGCCCAACGTTCGCTCTCTCGTGTTCGAAGAGCATGAAGGTGCTTACCTGATCGGCGCCATCGCGGCCATGACCAGCAAGAGTGGAAAAATTGGTTTCGTCGGTGGCATGGATATTCCGCTCATTCGCCGCTTTTCCATGGCTTATGAAGCCGGGGCTAAAAAGATTAATCCTCAAATAAACGTCCTCGCCAATTTCGTCGGAGTGACCAGTGAAGCCTGGAACAACCCGCCGAAAGGAAAGGAGCTCGCGGTATCACAATACGATGCAGGTATCGACATTATTTTCGCCGCTGCCGGAGCTTCTGGTCTGGGTGTTTTTGACGCTGCTGAGGAAAAAAAGAAATTCGCGATCGGCGTCGATGCCAATCAGAATTGGACCAAACCCGGCCTGATACTGACGAGTATGCTCAAGCGGGTGGATGAGGCTGTCGCTTCCACGATTGAAGAGTCAAAGGCGGGCCATTTTACGGGTGGCATTAAACGTTTTGGCCTCGCAAACAAGGGTATCGATTACTCCGTTGATCAGTACAACGAAAAGATTCTACCCGAATCCGTGCGCAAGCGCGCCGATGACATCAAGGCGGAAATCATCGCCGGCAAAATCGTCGTCCCCGATTTCTACAAGAAAAAATAA
- a CDS encoding ABC transporter ATP-binding protein: protein MASATTAAVELRELTKQFNGCVANAGVNLRVEPGTIHGVIGENGAGKSTSMKMLYGVYRPDTGAIFVHGKKCDWSSPSAAIAAGIGMVHQHFMLAAPYSTLDNILLGAEPRRWGRIDRKAARTRLETLANQYNLPVDWDCPVEQLPVGIQQRIEILKLLFRNANILILDEPTAVLTPQETNDLFSNLKRLRDEGKTILLITHKLKEVMSVTDRITVFRAGKVTGELATSGTTPQELANLMVGRKVVLNIAVTPASPRAESAIEIKGLNLTGTMAGSRHKLSDVNFSVRRGEIVGIAGVEGNGQSELLQAILHPRDSRCRTSGAVTFLGQDVTAFQALKIRELGVALVPEDRHREGLLLEQSVRENFLLGLQRSPAFSRAGFLHSKKLETTVTQAIEEYDVRPRNLAIPAGSLSGGNQQKLIVAREFQRRPQVLIAAQPTRGVDVGAIEFIHQRIVRARDEGAGVLLVSSELEEIMALSDRILVMYEGRIVAEFERGQVSERELGLKMGGS from the coding sequence ATGGCGTCCGCCACCACCGCAGCAGTCGAGTTGCGTGAACTGACCAAGCAGTTCAATGGTTGCGTGGCCAATGCCGGGGTAAACCTGCGAGTGGAACCCGGCACCATCCATGGTGTCATCGGCGAAAACGGCGCAGGCAAATCCACTTCCATGAAGATGCTCTACGGCGTCTATCGGCCTGACACCGGAGCCATTTTCGTTCATGGAAAGAAATGTGACTGGTCTTCCCCCTCTGCTGCCATTGCTGCCGGGATCGGAATGGTCCATCAGCATTTCATGCTCGCCGCCCCCTACTCGACGCTGGACAACATTCTACTCGGAGCGGAGCCTCGCCGTTGGGGAAGGATTGATCGCAAGGCCGCCCGCACCCGCCTGGAGACTCTGGCCAATCAATACAATTTGCCCGTCGATTGGGATTGCCCTGTCGAACAACTTCCCGTTGGCATCCAGCAACGTATCGAGATTCTTAAGCTGCTTTTTCGCAACGCAAACATTCTCATTCTGGATGAACCCACCGCCGTCCTGACTCCCCAGGAAACCAACGACCTTTTCTCGAACTTGAAAAGGCTCCGTGACGAAGGCAAGACCATCCTCCTCATCACTCACAAACTAAAGGAAGTGATGTCTGTCACCGACCGAATCACGGTCTTTCGCGCCGGCAAGGTAACCGGGGAATTGGCAACTTCCGGAACCACTCCGCAGGAGCTGGCGAACCTGATGGTAGGTCGCAAAGTGGTTTTAAATATTGCAGTAACCCCTGCGAGTCCACGCGCCGAATCAGCCATTGAAATCAAAGGTTTAAATTTAACCGGCACCATGGCTGGAAGCCGCCACAAACTTTCAGATGTAAATTTTTCCGTGCGGCGCGGTGAGATTGTTGGCATCGCCGGAGTTGAAGGCAATGGCCAATCAGAGCTGTTGCAGGCAATTCTTCATCCTCGCGATTCCCGCTGCCGAACCTCAGGCGCAGTCACATTTCTCGGTCAGGATGTCACTGCTTTTCAAGCGCTCAAAATCCGTGAGCTCGGCGTGGCGCTGGTTCCGGAGGATCGTCACCGCGAAGGACTCCTGCTCGAACAATCTGTCCGCGAAAACTTCCTCCTGGGTCTGCAAAGAAGCCCGGCTTTCAGCCGCGCGGGCTTTCTGCATTCAAAAAAATTGGAAACGACGGTAACACAAGCCATCGAGGAATATGATGTCCGCCCAAGGAATTTAGCTATTCCCGCTGGAAGTCTATCCGGTGGCAACCAGCAAAAGCTTATTGTCGCCCGCGAATTCCAGAGGCGCCCACAGGTATTGATTGCCGCGCAACCGACACGCGGCGTGGATGTCGGCGCCATTGAATTTATTCACCAGCGCATCGTGCGCGCGCGAGATGAAGGAGCCGGTGTCCTCCTCGTCTCCTCCGAACTGGAGGAAATTATGGCCTTATCTGACCGCATCCTCGTGATGTACGAAGGTCGCATCGTCGCTGAATTCGAACGCGGTCAGGTCTCGGAGCGCGAGCTGGGATTGAAAATGGGTGGATCATGA